A stretch of the Lolium perenne isolate Kyuss_39 chromosome 3, Kyuss_2.0, whole genome shotgun sequence genome encodes the following:
- the LOC127345910 gene encoding protein STAY-GREEN LIKE, chloroplastic, with the protein MASRSAALCFSAAAVATTTSTGGRSSSRNRLWVVCCESSRKSDLLSSSLAAKVLGAPTTFDAEKLTVQFARQDHHLRPAFPRAYTLSHCDFTANLTLAVSEIITIDQLRRWRPDDVFAEWKQMTSCSGGVGEMTLHLHCLVSGRNPLQGLAAGFRYYVFSKELPLVLKAVVHGDGALFADRPELMEAQVWVNFHSASTKYNRIECWGPLREAAERNLLDGRLDELQSEISKRRRKWNIFNALVSLFL; encoded by the exons ATGGCGTCGCGCAGCGCCGCGctctgcttctccgccgccgcagTCGCCACCACCACGTCCACCGGCGGCAGGAGCAGCAGCCGGAATCGTCTTTGGGTCGTCTGCTGCGAGAGCAGCAGGAAGTCCGACCTGCTCTCTTCCTCCCTG GCAGCCAAGGTGCTGGGCGCCCCGACGACCTTCGACGCGGAGAAGCTGACGGTGCAGTTCGCCAGGCAGGACCACCACCTCCGGCCGGCGTTCCCCAGAGCCTACACCCTCAGCCACTGCGACTTCACGGCCAACCTCACGCTGGCGGTGTCggagatcatcaccatcgaccagctccggcggtggcggcccgACGACGTCTTCGCCGAGTGGAAGCAGATGACCAGCTGCTCCGGTGGCGTCGGGGAGATGACTCTACACCTGCACTGCCTCGTGAGCGGGCGCAACCCGCTGCAGGGGCTGGCGGCAGGGTTCAGGTACTACGTCTTCTCCAAGGAGCTGCCGCTGGTGCTCAAAGCGGTGGTGCACGGCGACGGCGCGCTCTTCGCCGACCGCCCGGAGCTCATGGAGGCCCAGGTGTGGGTCAACTTCCACTCCGCCTCCACCAAGTACAACCGGATCGAGTGCTGGGGGCCCCTCAGAGAAGCTGCTGAG AGGAATCTGCTGGATGGGCGGCTCGACGAGCTGCAGAGCGAGATCagcaagagacgaaggaaatGGAACATATTCAACGCCCTCGTCTCGCTTTTCCTATGA